AAAGTTACTATCGGACGAAGCGGATCCATATTAAGTTGCTTTCAAATAACCAAGGTTCTGGCGATACTGTCTATTATCTAGCAAAGGTAAACGGCATCAAGGTACAGCTGGAATCCAAAGTTATTTGGAAATTTCCGATACGGACCAAAATAACTGATATATACTGAGCTGTAAATGATGTGACATTCAAAAATGCAAAATATTAGTTTTCTGATGGATCACCCAAGCGCCACATCCAGCACCATCATCAACGTAAACCCAGCCATAATCCCAAAGATCGCCCAGTGAGATTCTTCCTTAGTCCTGGCGTGGGCTTCCGGGATGAGCTCCTTGCAGGCGACGTAGATCATCGCACCGGCCGCAAACGACAGGGCGTACGGCAATAGCGAGTTGACCGAAGCAACCAACAGGGCGCCTAACACCCCGGCGATCGGCTCAACCGCACCACTGGCTTGACCATACATAAAGGCTCGGAACCGACTCATGCCGCCCTGACGGAGTGGAATCGAAACCGCTGCGCCTTCTGGGAAGTTCTGGAGGCCAATCCCAATGGCAACCGTCGTGGCTGCCAGCAGCATTGCCGCCTGTTCGCCATTACCGGCAGCACCGATAGCCCCAAAGGCCACCCCGACTGCCAGACCTTCAGGAATGTTATGCAGGGTAATTGAAAAGACCAGTAGAATCGCCCGCTTAACCGTCGCTCGGGAACTACCCTCGGTTCGAGCGCGTTTTAAATAAAT
Above is a genomic segment from Lentilactobacillus buchneri containing:
- a CDS encoding ZIP family metal transporter gives rise to the protein MDTLMNFAPWQQALFATLFTWAVTALGSALVFAFKTIRSHALALMYGFAAGVMIAASFWSLLDPAINLAEQQDRIPWLVVGIGFAAGGFFLYLADKIIPGIYLKRARTEGSSRATVKRAILLVFSITLHNIPEGLAVGVAFGAIGAAGNGEQAAMLLAATTVAIGIGLQNFPEGAAVSIPLRQGGMSRFRAFMYGQASGAVEPIAGVLGALLVASVNSLLPYALSFAAGAMIYVACKELIPEAHARTKEESHWAIFGIMAGFTLMMVLDVALG